Proteins encoded within one genomic window of Pygocentrus nattereri isolate fPygNat1 chromosome 11, fPygNat1.pri, whole genome shotgun sequence:
- the tcof1 gene encoding neurofilament heavy polypeptide isoform X1, producing MTSKHPEVSEHALINLIYLHLKENGHENAANVLRKHAPQVKTTSVKVSLNDIFKKWLSEESGKNSTREDPQGKSTVSNAAPKNVPKEGPKIKSKKHNKLQVQSTAGTGNRERKRPQKKKDKTAVSEGGHIAVPEPAFSPTVGEDSDSDSSLDVEKWKRLALEFSVPKPKRTRNVGRGISSTKKDKLQTTAGPGNQKSPQKKDKAVSSEGGQTAVPVPAFISPTVDNSDSDSSLDVEKWKRLALEFSDAGTAKTNISTSPAAFSEKSAKIRQPAKTKNDRGTNIKARPSPRKTKTKPAINSNTTKTEKPSKKRTKKTNIITLDNMETSSKKAKDKGSFSEPNMVEIPVNKMNTLSEQLVIPTTDGLSENGTITHPPEKVKHKKKKSQLESNSFETTTKKVETQKPENPIECKQVKSSSKKAKSKVVTSPEPLGGEPPSVEGEAGAASSRLIFDHSGKNNAFSDLVETPSKKAKSKKSVEHTKPVDGKTPSAKADAGVANKQLISDRSETPSKRAKAKKSNDVLSLTQIDIPSKKAKAKKAKELPEPLAVRTPSTNADAEVAYGQLTSDQVEATSKIAKAKKSSDILSPTQVETPSKKAKTKKAKELPEHLAVKTPSTNADAEVAYRQLTSDQVDAPFETAKDKKSSDILSPTQVETPSKKAKTKKAKELPEHLAVKTPSTNADAEVAYRQLTSDQVEAPSETAKAKNSDDIERLLQIETLSKKTKAKKARDPPEPVAINTPTGEVEAENVNNLNIDHSESLSKKKTKKPESAAELHPGEKPSKKVKAKETDSISELNISETPSQKIAAVALSEPVYSERPSKKAKHQISNTLLEAPLSETPYKKSKNKKSTEADQAESPSMKACSDIGGASKKHTSKKSKRKMPDNVESAETHSVTDVSKSAEHIKSRADDHSSLLTNQTISSEDIISPSTQTQHAEKKRKSRDEENINVSAPEDGPAEPKKRKKEKKKKKESDDSVVEDVPPALLSEVSVDSLASSQEKKKKKKKKARDEKQALVPSPIPEEETPKKKKKSSKEKAQVNDVTQEGRI from the exons CCCTAATTAATTTGATATACCTGCATTTGAAGGAGAATGGACACGAGAACGCGGCCAACGTGCTCAGAAAGCACGCCCCTCAG GTGAAGACTACGAGTGTGAAAGTGTCTCTGAATGACATATTCAAGAAATGGCTGAG TGAGGAAAGTGGAAAGAACAGTACAAGAGAAGATCCACAAGGGAAATCAACGGTCAGCAACGCAG CACCCAAAAATGTCCCCAAGGAAGGACCCAAGATTAAAtctaaaaaacacaacaaattacAG GTACAGTCAACAGCTGGAACAGGGAATCGCGAAAGGAAAAGACCTCAGAAAAAGAAGGACAAGACAGCCGTTTCAGAAGGAGGCCACATAGCTGTTCCGGAACCTGCATTCAGTCCCACAGTAGGAGAAGATTCTGACTCAGATTCCAGCCTCGATGTGGAGAAGTGGAAAAGATTAGCCTTAGAGTTCTCTG TGCCCAAACCAAAAAGGACCAGGAATGTGGGACGTGGTATCAGCTCTACAAAAAAGGACAAATTACAG ACAACAGCTGGACCAGGGAACCAGAAAAGTCCTCAGAAAAAGGACAAGGCAGTCAGTTCAGAAGGAGGCCAGACAGCTGTCCCAGTACCTGCCTTCATAAGTCCCACAGTAGATAATTCTGACTCAGATTCCAGCCTCGATGTGGAGAAGTGGAAGAGATTAGCCTTAGAGTTCTCTG ATGCTGGCACAGCAAAGACAAACATCAGCACCTCTCCTGCAGCCTTTTCAGAGAAGTCTGCAAAAATAAGACAGCCAGCCAAGACAAAAAACGATAGAGGCACAAACATAAAGGCCAGGCCCTCTCCCAGGAAAACTAAGACTAAACCTGCCATAAATTCAAACACCACTAAAACAGAGAAACCTTCAAAAAAAAGAACCAAGAAAACTAACATTATTACACTAGATAATATGGAAACTTCATCCAAGAAAGCAAAAGATAAAGGCAGCTTTTCAGAACCTAATATGGTCGAGATccctgtaaataaaatgaacactcTTTCAGAACAACTTGTAATCCCTACGACTGATGGTCTCTCAGAGAATGGCACAATTACCCACCCCCCTGAAAAGgttaaacacaaaaagaaaaagagccaGTTAGAATCTAATAGCTTTGAAACTACAACCAAAAAGGTTGAGACTCAGAAACCAGAAAATCCAATAGAATGTAAACAAGTCAAGAGTTCCTCTAAGAAAGCTAAATCTAAAGTTGTTACATCTCCTGAGCCTTTAGGTGGGGAGCCTCCTTCTGTGGAAGGTGAGGCTGGGGCTGCCAGTAGCCGCTTAATATTTGACCATTCGGGAAAGAACAATGCGTTTTCAGATCTAGTTGAAACTCCCTCTAAGAAAGCTAAATCTAAGAAGTCTGTTGAACACACAAAACCTGTAGATGGGAAGACCCCATCAGCAAAAGCTGATGCTGGGGTGGCCAATAAACAGTTAATATCTGATCGTTCAGAGACTCCATCAAAGAGAGCCAAGGCTAAAAAGTCTAATGATGTTCTTAGTCTTACACAGATTGACATTCCTTCTAAGAAAGCTAAAGCCAAAAAAGCTAAAGAGCTTCCTGAACCATTAGCCGTGAGGACTCCATCAACAAATGCTGATGCAGAGGTTGCCTACGGGCAATTGACGTCTGATCAGGTAGAGGCTACATCAAAAATAGCCAAGGCTAAAAAGTCTAGTGACATTCTTAGTCCTACTCAGGTTGAGACTCCCTCTAAGAAAGCTAAAACTAAGAAAGCTAAAGAGCTTCCAGAGCATTTAGCTGTGAAGACTCCATCAACAAATGCTGATGCAGAGGTTGCCTACAGACAATTGACGTCTGATCAGGTAGACGCTCCATTTGAAACAGCCAAGGATAAAAAGTCTAGTGATATTCTTAGTCCTACTCAGGTTGAGACTCCCTCTAAGAAAGCTAAAACTAAGAAAGCTAAAGAGCTTCCAGAGCATTTAGCTGTGAAGACTCCATCAACAAATGCTGATGCAGAGGTTGCCTACAGACAATTGACGTCTGATCAGGTAGAGGCTCCATCCGAAACAGCCAAGGCTAAAAATTCTGATGATATTGAGAGGCTTCTACAAATCGAGACTCTCTCTAAGAAAACTAAAGCCAAAAAAGCTAGAGATCCTCCAGAGCCTGTGGCTATAAACACTCCAACTGGTGAAGTTGAAGCTGAGAATGTCAATAACTTAAACATTGATCACTCAGAGtctctgtcaaaaaaaaaaactaagaaaccAGAAAGTGCTGCAGAGCTTCATCCAGGTGAGAAACCCTCTAAGAAAGTAAAAGCTAAGGAAACGGACAGTATCTCAGAGCTAAATATAAGTGAAACTCCATCTCAGAAAATTGCAGCTGTTGCCCTCTCAGAACCGGTTTATTCTGAGAGGCCTTCTAAAAAAGCTAAACATCAGATATCAAATACCCTCTTGGAAGCTCCTCTCTCAGAGACACCGTATAAAAAGtctaaaaacaagaaaagtacAGAAGCTGATCAGGCTGAGTCTCCCTCTATGAAGGCCTGTTCAGATATCGGGGGAGCTAGCAAAAAACACACCTccaaaaagagcaagagaaagatgCCTGACAACGTAGAAAGTGCTGAGACTCATTCAGTAACAGATGTCTCTAAATCAGCAGAACACATTAAATCCAGAGCAGATGATCACAGTAGTCTTTTAACTAACCAGACAATTTCTTCAGAGGATATCATCAGCCCTAGTACCCAAACCCAGCAcgcagaaaagaaaaggaaaagtagAGATGAAGAAAACATAAATGTTTCAGCTCCTGAGGATGGTCCTGCAGAgccaaagaagaggaagaaagagaagaaaaagaagaaagagagtgatGACAGTGTAGTGGAAGATGTTCCACCAGCTCTATTGTCAGAGGTGTCGGTGGATAGCCTGGCAAgcagtcaggagaaaaaaa agaagaaaaaaaagaaagcaagagatgAGAAGCAAGCACTTGTGCCTTCTCCAATTCCTGAAGAAGAAACTCCAAAAAAG AAAAAGAAGTCTTCAAAAGAAAAGGCACAGGTGAATGATGTGACACAAGAGGGACGTATCTAA
- the tcof1 gene encoding A-kinase anchor protein 200 isoform X2 — protein sequence MTSKHPEVSEHALINLIYLHLKENGHENAANVLRKHAPQVKTTSVKVSLNDIFKKWLSEESGKNSTREDPQGKSTVSNAAPKNVPKEGPKIKSKKHNKLQVQSTAGTGNRERKRPQKKKDKTAVSEGGHIAVPEPAFSPTVGEDSDSDSSLDVEKWKRLALEFSVPKPKRTRNVGRGISSTKKDKLQTTAGPGNQKSPQKKDKAVSSEGGQTAVPVPAFISPTVDNSDSDSSLDVEKWKRLALEFSDAGTAKTNISTSPAAFSEKSAKIRQPAKTKNDRGTNIKARPSPRKTKTKPAINSNTTKTEKPSKKRTKKTNIITLDNMETSSKKAKDKGSFSEPNMVEIPVNKMNTLSEQLVIPTTDGLSENGTITHPPEKVKHKKKKSQLESNSFETTTKKVETQKPENPIECKQVKSSSKKAKSKVVTSPEPLGGEPPSVEGEAGAASSRLIFDHSGKNNAFSDLVETPSKKAKSKKSVEHTKPVDGKTPSAKADAGVANKQLISDRSETPSKRAKAKKSNDVLSLTQIDIPSKKAKAKKAKELPEPLAVRTPSTNADAEVAYGQLTSDQVEATSKIAKAKKSSDILSPTQVETPSKKAKTKKAKELPEHLAVKTPSTNADAEVAYRQLTSDQVEAPSETAKAKNSDDIERLLQIETLSKKTKAKKARDPPEPVAINTPTGEVEAENVNNLNIDHSESLSKKKTKKPESAAELHPGEKPSKKVKAKETDSISELNISETPSQKIAAVALSEPVYSERPSKKAKHQISNTLLEAPLSETPYKKSKNKKSTEADQAESPSMKACSDIGGASKKHTSKKSKRKMPDNVESAETHSVTDVSKSAEHIKSRADDHSSLLTNQTISSEDIISPSTQTQHAEKKRKSRDEENINVSAPEDGPAEPKKRKKEKKKKKESDDSVVEDVPPALLSEVSVDSLASSQEKKKKKKKKARDEKQALVPSPIPEEETPKKKKKSSKEKAQVNDVTQEGRI from the exons CCCTAATTAATTTGATATACCTGCATTTGAAGGAGAATGGACACGAGAACGCGGCCAACGTGCTCAGAAAGCACGCCCCTCAG GTGAAGACTACGAGTGTGAAAGTGTCTCTGAATGACATATTCAAGAAATGGCTGAG TGAGGAAAGTGGAAAGAACAGTACAAGAGAAGATCCACAAGGGAAATCAACGGTCAGCAACGCAG CACCCAAAAATGTCCCCAAGGAAGGACCCAAGATTAAAtctaaaaaacacaacaaattacAG GTACAGTCAACAGCTGGAACAGGGAATCGCGAAAGGAAAAGACCTCAGAAAAAGAAGGACAAGACAGCCGTTTCAGAAGGAGGCCACATAGCTGTTCCGGAACCTGCATTCAGTCCCACAGTAGGAGAAGATTCTGACTCAGATTCCAGCCTCGATGTGGAGAAGTGGAAAAGATTAGCCTTAGAGTTCTCTG TGCCCAAACCAAAAAGGACCAGGAATGTGGGACGTGGTATCAGCTCTACAAAAAAGGACAAATTACAG ACAACAGCTGGACCAGGGAACCAGAAAAGTCCTCAGAAAAAGGACAAGGCAGTCAGTTCAGAAGGAGGCCAGACAGCTGTCCCAGTACCTGCCTTCATAAGTCCCACAGTAGATAATTCTGACTCAGATTCCAGCCTCGATGTGGAGAAGTGGAAGAGATTAGCCTTAGAGTTCTCTG ATGCTGGCACAGCAAAGACAAACATCAGCACCTCTCCTGCAGCCTTTTCAGAGAAGTCTGCAAAAATAAGACAGCCAGCCAAGACAAAAAACGATAGAGGCACAAACATAAAGGCCAGGCCCTCTCCCAGGAAAACTAAGACTAAACCTGCCATAAATTCAAACACCACTAAAACAGAGAAACCTTCAAAAAAAAGAACCAAGAAAACTAACATTATTACACTAGATAATATGGAAACTTCATCCAAGAAAGCAAAAGATAAAGGCAGCTTTTCAGAACCTAATATGGTCGAGATccctgtaaataaaatgaacactcTTTCAGAACAACTTGTAATCCCTACGACTGATGGTCTCTCAGAGAATGGCACAATTACCCACCCCCCTGAAAAGgttaaacacaaaaagaaaaagagccaGTTAGAATCTAATAGCTTTGAAACTACAACCAAAAAGGTTGAGACTCAGAAACCAGAAAATCCAATAGAATGTAAACAAGTCAAGAGTTCCTCTAAGAAAGCTAAATCTAAAGTTGTTACATCTCCTGAGCCTTTAGGTGGGGAGCCTCCTTCTGTGGAAGGTGAGGCTGGGGCTGCCAGTAGCCGCTTAATATTTGACCATTCGGGAAAGAACAATGCGTTTTCAGATCTAGTTGAAACTCCCTCTAAGAAAGCTAAATCTAAGAAGTCTGTTGAACACACAAAACCTGTAGATGGGAAGACCCCATCAGCAAAAGCTGATGCTGGGGTGGCCAATAAACAGTTAATATCTGATCGTTCAGAGACTCCATCAAAGAGAGCCAAGGCTAAAAAGTCTAATGATGTTCTTAGTCTTACACAGATTGACATTCCTTCTAAGAAAGCTAAAGCCAAAAAAGCTAAAGAGCTTCCTGAACCATTAGCCGTGAGGACTCCATCAACAAATGCTGATGCAGAGGTTGCCTACGGGCAATTGACGTCTGATCAGGTAGAGGCTACATCAAAAATAGCCAAGGCTAAAAAGTCTAGTGAC ATTCTTAGTCCTACTCAGGTTGAGACTCCCTCTAAGAAAGCTAAAACTAAGAAAGCTAAAGAGCTTCCAGAGCATTTAGCTGTGAAGACTCCATCAACAAATGCTGATGCAGAGGTTGCCTACAGACAATTGACGTCTGATCAGGTAGAGGCTCCATCCGAAACAGCCAAGGCTAAAAATTCTGATGATATTGAGAGGCTTCTACAAATCGAGACTCTCTCTAAGAAAACTAAAGCCAAAAAAGCTAGAGATCCTCCAGAGCCTGTGGCTATAAACACTCCAACTGGTGAAGTTGAAGCTGAGAATGTCAATAACTTAAACATTGATCACTCAGAGtctctgtcaaaaaaaaaaactaagaaaccAGAAAGTGCTGCAGAGCTTCATCCAGGTGAGAAACCCTCTAAGAAAGTAAAAGCTAAGGAAACGGACAGTATCTCAGAGCTAAATATAAGTGAAACTCCATCTCAGAAAATTGCAGCTGTTGCCCTCTCAGAACCGGTTTATTCTGAGAGGCCTTCTAAAAAAGCTAAACATCAGATATCAAATACCCTCTTGGAAGCTCCTCTCTCAGAGACACCGTATAAAAAGtctaaaaacaagaaaagtacAGAAGCTGATCAGGCTGAGTCTCCCTCTATGAAGGCCTGTTCAGATATCGGGGGAGCTAGCAAAAAACACACCTccaaaaagagcaagagaaagatgCCTGACAACGTAGAAAGTGCTGAGACTCATTCAGTAACAGATGTCTCTAAATCAGCAGAACACATTAAATCCAGAGCAGATGATCACAGTAGTCTTTTAACTAACCAGACAATTTCTTCAGAGGATATCATCAGCCCTAGTACCCAAACCCAGCAcgcagaaaagaaaaggaaaagtagAGATGAAGAAAACATAAATGTTTCAGCTCCTGAGGATGGTCCTGCAGAgccaaagaagaggaagaaagagaagaaaaagaagaaagagagtgatGACAGTGTAGTGGAAGATGTTCCACCAGCTCTATTGTCAGAGGTGTCGGTGGATAGCCTGGCAAgcagtcaggagaaaaaaa agaagaaaaaaaagaaagcaagagatgAGAAGCAAGCACTTGTGCCTTCTCCAATTCCTGAAGAAGAAACTCCAAAAAAG AAAAAGAAGTCTTCAAAAGAAAAGGCACAGGTGAATGATGTGACACAAGAGGGACGTATCTAA
- the tcof1 gene encoding neurofilament heavy polypeptide isoform X3 — MTSKHPEVSEHALINLIYLHLKENGHENAANVLRKHAPQVKTTSVKVSLNDIFKKWLSEESGKNSTREDPQGKSTVSNAAPKNVPKEGPKIKSKKHNKLQVQSTAGTGNRERKRPQKKKDKTAVSEGGHIAVPEPAFSPTVGEDSDSDSSLDVEKWKRLALEFSDAGTAKTNISTSPAAFSEKSAKIRQPAKTKNDRGTNIKARPSPRKTKTKPAINSNTTKTEKPSKKRTKKTNIITLDNMETSSKKAKDKGSFSEPNMVEIPVNKMNTLSEQLVIPTTDGLSENGTITHPPEKVKHKKKKSQLESNSFETTTKKVETQKPENPIECKQVKSSSKKAKSKVVTSPEPLGGEPPSVEGEAGAASSRLIFDHSGKNNAFSDLVETPSKKAKSKKSVEHTKPVDGKTPSAKADAGVANKQLISDRSETPSKRAKAKKSNDVLSLTQIDIPSKKAKAKKAKELPEPLAVRTPSTNADAEVAYGQLTSDQVEATSKIAKAKKSSDILSPTQVETPSKKAKTKKAKELPEHLAVKTPSTNADAEVAYRQLTSDQVDAPFETAKDKKSSDILSPTQVETPSKKAKTKKAKELPEHLAVKTPSTNADAEVAYRQLTSDQVEAPSETAKAKNSDDIERLLQIETLSKKTKAKKARDPPEPVAINTPTGEVEAENVNNLNIDHSESLSKKKTKKPESAAELHPGEKPSKKVKAKETDSISELNISETPSQKIAAVALSEPVYSERPSKKAKHQISNTLLEAPLSETPYKKSKNKKSTEADQAESPSMKACSDIGGASKKHTSKKSKRKMPDNVESAETHSVTDVSKSAEHIKSRADDHSSLLTNQTISSEDIISPSTQTQHAEKKRKSRDEENINVSAPEDGPAEPKKRKKEKKKKKESDDSVVEDVPPALLSEVSVDSLASSQEKKKKKKKKARDEKQALVPSPIPEEETPKKKKKSSKEKAQVNDVTQEGRI; from the exons CCCTAATTAATTTGATATACCTGCATTTGAAGGAGAATGGACACGAGAACGCGGCCAACGTGCTCAGAAAGCACGCCCCTCAG GTGAAGACTACGAGTGTGAAAGTGTCTCTGAATGACATATTCAAGAAATGGCTGAG TGAGGAAAGTGGAAAGAACAGTACAAGAGAAGATCCACAAGGGAAATCAACGGTCAGCAACGCAG CACCCAAAAATGTCCCCAAGGAAGGACCCAAGATTAAAtctaaaaaacacaacaaattacAG GTACAGTCAACAGCTGGAACAGGGAATCGCGAAAGGAAAAGACCTCAGAAAAAGAAGGACAAGACAGCCGTTTCAGAAGGAGGCCACATAGCTGTTCCGGAACCTGCATTCAGTCCCACAGTAGGAGAAGATTCTGACTCAGATTCCAGCCTCGATGTGGAGAAGTGGAAAAGATTAGCCTTAGAGTTCTCTG ATGCTGGCACAGCAAAGACAAACATCAGCACCTCTCCTGCAGCCTTTTCAGAGAAGTCTGCAAAAATAAGACAGCCAGCCAAGACAAAAAACGATAGAGGCACAAACATAAAGGCCAGGCCCTCTCCCAGGAAAACTAAGACTAAACCTGCCATAAATTCAAACACCACTAAAACAGAGAAACCTTCAAAAAAAAGAACCAAGAAAACTAACATTATTACACTAGATAATATGGAAACTTCATCCAAGAAAGCAAAAGATAAAGGCAGCTTTTCAGAACCTAATATGGTCGAGATccctgtaaataaaatgaacactcTTTCAGAACAACTTGTAATCCCTACGACTGATGGTCTCTCAGAGAATGGCACAATTACCCACCCCCCTGAAAAGgttaaacacaaaaagaaaaagagccaGTTAGAATCTAATAGCTTTGAAACTACAACCAAAAAGGTTGAGACTCAGAAACCAGAAAATCCAATAGAATGTAAACAAGTCAAGAGTTCCTCTAAGAAAGCTAAATCTAAAGTTGTTACATCTCCTGAGCCTTTAGGTGGGGAGCCTCCTTCTGTGGAAGGTGAGGCTGGGGCTGCCAGTAGCCGCTTAATATTTGACCATTCGGGAAAGAACAATGCGTTTTCAGATCTAGTTGAAACTCCCTCTAAGAAAGCTAAATCTAAGAAGTCTGTTGAACACACAAAACCTGTAGATGGGAAGACCCCATCAGCAAAAGCTGATGCTGGGGTGGCCAATAAACAGTTAATATCTGATCGTTCAGAGACTCCATCAAAGAGAGCCAAGGCTAAAAAGTCTAATGATGTTCTTAGTCTTACACAGATTGACATTCCTTCTAAGAAAGCTAAAGCCAAAAAAGCTAAAGAGCTTCCTGAACCATTAGCCGTGAGGACTCCATCAACAAATGCTGATGCAGAGGTTGCCTACGGGCAATTGACGTCTGATCAGGTAGAGGCTACATCAAAAATAGCCAAGGCTAAAAAGTCTAGTGACATTCTTAGTCCTACTCAGGTTGAGACTCCCTCTAAGAAAGCTAAAACTAAGAAAGCTAAAGAGCTTCCAGAGCATTTAGCTGTGAAGACTCCATCAACAAATGCTGATGCAGAGGTTGCCTACAGACAATTGACGTCTGATCAGGTAGACGCTCCATTTGAAACAGCCAAGGATAAAAAGTCTAGTGATATTCTTAGTCCTACTCAGGTTGAGACTCCCTCTAAGAAAGCTAAAACTAAGAAAGCTAAAGAGCTTCCAGAGCATTTAGCTGTGAAGACTCCATCAACAAATGCTGATGCAGAGGTTGCCTACAGACAATTGACGTCTGATCAGGTAGAGGCTCCATCCGAAACAGCCAAGGCTAAAAATTCTGATGATATTGAGAGGCTTCTACAAATCGAGACTCTCTCTAAGAAAACTAAAGCCAAAAAAGCTAGAGATCCTCCAGAGCCTGTGGCTATAAACACTCCAACTGGTGAAGTTGAAGCTGAGAATGTCAATAACTTAAACATTGATCACTCAGAGtctctgtcaaaaaaaaaaactaagaaaccAGAAAGTGCTGCAGAGCTTCATCCAGGTGAGAAACCCTCTAAGAAAGTAAAAGCTAAGGAAACGGACAGTATCTCAGAGCTAAATATAAGTGAAACTCCATCTCAGAAAATTGCAGCTGTTGCCCTCTCAGAACCGGTTTATTCTGAGAGGCCTTCTAAAAAAGCTAAACATCAGATATCAAATACCCTCTTGGAAGCTCCTCTCTCAGAGACACCGTATAAAAAGtctaaaaacaagaaaagtacAGAAGCTGATCAGGCTGAGTCTCCCTCTATGAAGGCCTGTTCAGATATCGGGGGAGCTAGCAAAAAACACACCTccaaaaagagcaagagaaagatgCCTGACAACGTAGAAAGTGCTGAGACTCATTCAGTAACAGATGTCTCTAAATCAGCAGAACACATTAAATCCAGAGCAGATGATCACAGTAGTCTTTTAACTAACCAGACAATTTCTTCAGAGGATATCATCAGCCCTAGTACCCAAACCCAGCAcgcagaaaagaaaaggaaaagtagAGATGAAGAAAACATAAATGTTTCAGCTCCTGAGGATGGTCCTGCAGAgccaaagaagaggaagaaagagaagaaaaagaagaaagagagtgatGACAGTGTAGTGGAAGATGTTCCACCAGCTCTATTGTCAGAGGTGTCGGTGGATAGCCTGGCAAgcagtcaggagaaaaaaa agaagaaaaaaaagaaagcaagagatgAGAAGCAAGCACTTGTGCCTTCTCCAATTCCTGAAGAAGAAACTCCAAAAAAG AAAAAGAAGTCTTCAAAAGAAAAGGCACAGGTGAATGATGTGACACAAGAGGGACGTATCTAA